A region of Chloracidobacterium sp. DNA encodes the following proteins:
- a CDS encoding threonine ammonia-lyase, which translates to MTVTLVDIQAARERLKPIVISTPMIADARLSREIGANAFLKAENLQKSGSFKIRGAYNKISQLTDDEKKRGVIAASAGNHAQGVAMAASLNHIKSTIVLPVNAPLTKIIATKNFGGDVVLHGETFDEAVAYSRELQTKHGYTYVHAFDDELVIAGQGTIGIGIVDALPDVTTVVVPIGGGGLISGIATAIKELRPNARIIGVQAENASWVNPSLKAGHPVMAEMGQTIADGIAVKSPGKLTFPIIQKLVDEVVDVSEEEIARAIFFCVQNNRLVVEGAGGAGLAALLAGKVKVKPDDTVCALLCGGNIDANLLARVLEQVLVRQGRYIMLKLLVLDRPGMLATLLAAVAEMRANVIEVFHRRAMWLAPLGRVGIEMLLEVRDNEHGREVQKHLEDAGYQVEREGHGDWEE; encoded by the coding sequence ATGACAGTCACACTCGTCGACATCCAAGCCGCTCGCGAACGCCTAAAACCCATTGTGATTTCGACGCCGATGATCGCTGACGCGCGGCTTTCGCGCGAGATCGGCGCGAACGCTTTTCTCAAAGCAGAAAATCTGCAGAAGAGCGGTTCGTTCAAGATCCGCGGGGCGTATAACAAAATCTCTCAGCTTACCGATGATGAAAAGAAGCGCGGAGTTATCGCTGCGTCGGCGGGAAATCATGCGCAGGGCGTCGCTATGGCCGCGTCGCTAAATCACATAAAGTCCACAATCGTTTTGCCGGTAAATGCGCCGTTGACTAAGATAATCGCGACGAAGAATTTCGGTGGTGACGTTGTTCTGCATGGCGAAACGTTTGACGAGGCCGTGGCGTATTCGCGGGAATTACAAACCAAACACGGTTACACATACGTTCACGCGTTCGACGACGAACTCGTGATCGCCGGACAGGGAACTATTGGTATTGGAATTGTTGATGCTTTGCCGGACGTGACAACGGTCGTCGTTCCGATAGGCGGTGGCGGATTGATCTCGGGCATTGCGACGGCCATAAAAGAGCTGCGGCCTAACGCAAGGATCATCGGAGTTCAGGCTGAGAATGCGTCGTGGGTCAATCCTTCGCTAAAGGCAGGCCACCCTGTTATGGCCGAGATGGGGCAGACAATCGCGGACGGCATTGCGGTAAAAAGTCCCGGCAAGCTGACGTTTCCGATCATTCAGAAGCTTGTCGATGAGGTCGTCGATGTTAGCGAAGAGGAAATTGCGAGGGCTATATTCTTTTGCGTGCAGAACAACCGTCTCGTCGTGGAAGGCGCTGGCGGAGCCGGACTTGCCGCGTTGCTCGCCGGTAAGGTTAAGGTCAAGCCGGATGACACGGTTTGTGCGCTGCTCTGCGGCGGCAACATCGACGCCAATCTGCTTGCGCGTGTGCTCGAACAGGTTTTAGTTCGACAAGGCCGCTACATTATGCTCAAGCTGCTCGTTCTTGATCGTCCGGGAATGCTCGCGACGCTGCTTGCGGCGGTTGCCGAAATGCGGGCGAACGTGATCGAAGTCTTTCACCGCCGTGCGATGTGGCTGGCTCCGCTTGGTCGCGTCGGCATCGAGATGCTCCTCGAAGTCCGCGACAATGAGCACGGCCGAGAAGTCCAAAAACATCTCGAAGACGCCGGCTACCAAGTCGAACGCGAAGGCCATGGCGACTGGGAGGAATAG
- a CDS encoding SPFH/Band 7/PHB domain protein produces MTELFGVGAIFLAFLGIALLVVAYKTVKIVPQSSVLLIERLGRFNRIAASGLNIIWPFFDAPRAVYWSGTRPGTVFIDLREQFIDMPPQPVITRDNVTINVDSVVYWQITEPSKAVYEVADLVGAIVQLTITGMRSVMGEMDLDHTLSNRDQINGKLRLILDEATDKWGVKVTRVDVKNINPPEDVRITMEKQMTAERNRRALILQAEGDKQAAITRAEGEKQAAVTRSEGNKQSAILDAEGASQARLVNATAEAQAIAQIASAIGDRGQTAQYLITSRYVDSMRDMARTQNSKVIFMPMETSGVLASVGAFKEVFAATGEVPEELPKPPRSPRELEK; encoded by the coding sequence ATGACAGAACTTTTCGGTGTCGGAGCAATTTTTCTTGCCTTTTTGGGCATAGCTTTACTTGTCGTTGCGTATAAAACAGTGAAGATCGTGCCGCAATCGAGCGTTCTTTTAATCGAACGCCTGGGCAGGTTTAATCGCATCGCCGCCAGCGGATTAAATATTATTTGGCCTTTTTTCGACGCACCGCGTGCGGTCTATTGGTCGGGCACTCGTCCCGGAACAGTCTTTATTGATCTACGCGAACAGTTCATTGATATGCCGCCGCAGCCTGTCATTACTCGCGACAATGTGACGATAAATGTCGATTCGGTGGTTTATTGGCAGATCACAGAACCGAGCAAGGCCGTTTATGAGGTTGCCGATCTTGTTGGTGCGATCGTGCAGCTTACGATCACCGGCATGCGTTCGGTTATGGGCGAAATGGACCTCGACCATACGCTCTCAAATCGTGACCAAATAAATGGAAAGCTACGATTGATCCTTGATGAGGCAACCGACAAATGGGGCGTAAAGGTAACGCGTGTCGATGTCAAAAACATCAATCCTCCAGAGGATGTCCGCATAACGATGGAAAAACAGATGACCGCAGAGCGAAATCGCCGAGCTCTGATCCTGCAAGCCGAAGGTGATAAGCAAGCCGCCATCACGCGTGCCGAAGGTGAAAAACAAGCGGCCGTAACACGTTCTGAGGGAAACAAGCAGTCAGCTATTCTCGACGCCGAGGGCGCTTCCCAAGCGCGACTTGTGAACGCTACGGCTGAGGCTCAGGCAATCGCCCAGATCGCAAGCGCGATCGGCGACCGCGGTCAGACCGCCCAGTATTTGATCACCTCGAGATACGTTGATTCGATGCGCGACATGGCACGGACGCAAAATTCAAAGGTTATCTTTATGCCTATGGAAACCAGCGGAGTTCTCGCCAGCGTCGGTGCATTCAAAGAGGTTTTCGCTGCAACGGGCGAGGTTCCCGAAGAGTTGCCAAAACCACCGCGTTCACCGCGAGAATTGGAGAAATAA
- a CDS encoding glutathione peroxidase codes for MILNPSPVTATFEKSIYDFKMKNIDGQEVKLNTYKGKVIMIVNTASKCGYTPQYEGLQGLYDKYKDKGMVVLGFPANNFMGQEPGTEAEIKEFCTLKYKVTFPMFAKISVKGEDQHPLYNFLTNKATNPEFSGDVSWNFNKFLVDRSGKVVARFGSKDKPDSEAVTAAIEKYLAAK; via the coding sequence ATGATACTCAATCCGTCACCTGTGACCGCGACATTCGAGAAATCAATTTACGATTTCAAGATGAAGAATATCGACGGTCAGGAAGTTAAACTCAACACCTACAAAGGCAAGGTTATAATGATCGTCAACACGGCCAGCAAATGCGGTTACACGCCGCAGTACGAAGGTCTGCAAGGACTCTATGATAAGTACAAGGACAAAGGCATGGTGGTTTTAGGCTTTCCGGCAAACAACTTTATGGGACAGGAACCCGGAACTGAGGCTGAGATAAAAGAATTCTGCACTCTAAAGTACAAGGTAACATTCCCGATGTTCGCTAAGATCTCCGTCAAGGGCGAAGACCAGCATCCGCTGTATAACTTCTTAACCAACAAGGCGACAAACCCCGAATTCAGCGGCGATGTATCATGGAACTTTAATAAATTTCTCGTCGATCGCAGCGGTAAGGTTGTCGCGCGGTTCGGTTCAAAGGACAAGCCCGATAGCGAGGCAGTCACTGCAGCTATTGAAAAATATCTAGCCGCGAAATGA
- the mltG gene encoding endolytic transglycosylase MltG, translating to MKVVKIVFVLLIVAVLAGAGFSYWIFSAVKAPQEHSKADQFIVIEKGSTPKQIIAKLSGEGVIANYTATLIYLRLFGDTSNLQAGEYQFPSPITPLQVFKELEKGETQTTKLTIPEGFTRFDIAKRIAEKFPNAFLNVETIGETVEGRRTRVVLEMMNDTSLIKDIAPQATSLEGYIYPSTYSLSRDADLAQIIKVMVEQFKKTWKPEWTALAQSAGHTPHEIVTIASLIETETGVESERPIVAGVINNRLSKNMPLGIDQTNVYIAKMMGRWDGTIHRSDLDVDSPYNTRIKVGLPPGPISSVSESSIRAALFPDRNDYIFYVRDVDRNDGSHWFYASAAEFEKGKARYQQWLEKERQEKRAEQNNQ from the coding sequence ATGAAGGTTGTAAAGATAGTTTTTGTGCTTTTGATAGTTGCGGTGCTGGCCGGCGCAGGATTTTCGTATTGGATTTTCAGCGCCGTCAAAGCGCCGCAAGAACACAGCAAAGCAGATCAGTTCATCGTTATTGAAAAAGGCTCGACTCCGAAACAGATCATCGCAAAACTTTCTGGCGAAGGCGTTATAGCAAACTATACTGCCACGCTAATTTACTTGCGACTGTTTGGAGACACGTCCAATTTGCAGGCCGGCGAATATCAATTCCCTTCGCCGATCACGCCGCTGCAAGTTTTCAAGGAACTCGAGAAAGGTGAAACACAGACGACCAAGCTGACTATTCCCGAAGGGTTTACTCGCTTTGATATTGCAAAACGCATCGCCGAGAAATTCCCTAATGCATTTCTTAATGTAGAGACAATAGGAGAAACGGTCGAAGGTCGCAGGACGCGAGTTGTACTTGAGATGATGAACGACACATCACTTATTAAGGACATTGCCCCTCAGGCCACGAGTCTCGAGGGCTATATCTATCCAAGTACCTACAGCCTATCTAGAGATGCAGACCTAGCGCAAATCATCAAAGTTATGGTCGAACAGTTCAAGAAAACTTGGAAGCCGGAATGGACAGCGCTCGCACAATCAGCCGGCCACACGCCGCATGAGATCGTCACAATTGCATCGCTGATCGAGACCGAAACTGGTGTAGAGAGCGAACGGCCAATCGTTGCCGGCGTTATCAACAACCGACTGTCGAAAAATATGCCGCTTGGTATCGACCAGACCAATGTTTACATTGCAAAAATGATGGGCCGTTGGGACGGCACGATACATCGCAGTGACCTCGATGTCGATTCGCCTTACAACACACGAATAAAAGTTGGACTTCCGCCCGGCCCGATCTCATCTGTATCGGAAAGTTCTATAAGAGCCGCGCTGTTTCCTGATCGGAACGATTATATATTCTACGTCCGAGATGTAGATCGCAACGACGGCTCGCATTGGTTTTATGCTTCCGCGGCAGAATTTGAGAAGGGTAAGGCAAGGTATCAGCAGTGGCTCGAAAAGGAACGACAGGAAAAACGCGCAGAGCAAAACAACCAATGA
- a CDS encoding HAD family phosphatase produces MIKLLALDLDGTTLDSNGQLSDANRVAIRAAEERGVLVTIATGRRFRDARPVGLELELNAPLITHNGALLKYAQSEEVVSCSPLPTETSLEIVRVGKDYGGDALVSTDPCGYGTLLYDRVSEDNLPLRKYLRWSENLHGGAPGREGVAHVPNLEAILHEHEIVHISFSGSCDAMSAMISVLGRELGNSVTILPTIYPRLDFTLIDILPADASKGHGVAMLAELNNLLPENVMTIGDNFNDLEMLEYAGTAVVMGNSDTKLLEREEFYTTLSNDESGVAAAIERFILNQENI; encoded by the coding sequence ATGATCAAACTCCTCGCCCTCGACCTCGATGGAACAACACTTGATTCCAATGGCCAGCTCTCAGACGCAAACCGCGTCGCTATACGAGCTGCAGAGGAGCGCGGCGTTCTTGTAACGATCGCAACTGGCAGACGCTTTCGCGATGCGCGGCCTGTTGGGTTGGAGTTGGAGTTGAACGCCCCGCTGATCACTCATAATGGTGCGTTGTTAAAATATGCCCAGTCGGAGGAGGTGGTTTCCTGTTCGCCCCTCCCGACCGAAACGAGTCTTGAAATTGTTCGCGTAGGAAAAGACTATGGCGGTGACGCCCTGGTCAGCACCGATCCGTGCGGATACGGTACGCTGCTATATGACCGCGTTTCGGAAGACAATCTCCCGTTGAGGAAATATCTTCGTTGGTCGGAGAATTTACACGGCGGCGCGCCGGGCCGCGAGGGCGTAGCTCACGTGCCCAACCTTGAAGCCATTCTTCACGAACACGAGATCGTTCACATCTCCTTTTCCGGAAGTTGCGATGCCATGAGCGCGATGATATCAGTGCTTGGCCGTGAATTGGGTAATTCGGTCACGATCCTGCCGACGATCTATCCACGTCTTGATTTTACGCTGATAGATATTCTTCCTGCTGACGCTTCGAAAGGACACGGCGTCGCAATGCTGGCTGAACTGAATAACCTGTTGCCTGAAAACGTGATGACAATAGGCGACAACTTCAATGACCTTGAAATGCTCGAGTACGCTGGAACCGCCGTCGTAATGGGAAACTCCGACACCAAGTTGCTTGAACGCGAGGAATTTTATACAACTTTAAGTAATGACGAGAGCGGCGTTGCCGCTGCTATAGAACGTTTTATCTTAAATCAGGAGAATATTTAG
- a CDS encoding peptidylprolyl isomerase gives MGNRTAVLETNKGTIKFELLEEDAPKTTENFRLLADKNYYDGVIFHRVIPNFMIQGGDPLGEGYGGESAWGGKFDDEIDRGSDLYAGIYDKGTVAMANSGPNTNGSQFFIMHIDYPLPPSYTKFGKLIEGQDVVDAIAMVDRNSNDKPHDPVVMNRVYIEEA, from the coding sequence GTGGGAAACAGAACTGCAGTTTTAGAAACAAATAAGGGCACTATCAAATTTGAGCTTCTGGAAGAAGACGCTCCGAAAACAACCGAGAACTTTCGCCTTCTCGCAGACAAGAATTATTACGATGGCGTTATTTTTCATCGTGTAATACCAAACTTTATGATCCAGGGCGGCGATCCACTTGGTGAAGGTTATGGCGGTGAATCGGCTTGGGGCGGCAAGTTTGACGACGAGATCGACCGTGGATCTGATCTCTACGCCGGTATATATGACAAAGGCACTGTTGCGATGGCGAACTCAGGGCCAAACACGAACGGCTCGCAGTTTTTCATCATGCACATCGATTATCCGCTGCCGCCGAGCTATACCAAATTCGGCAAGTTGATCGAAGGGCAAGATGTGGTCGATGCGATAGCGATGGTTGATCGAAACAGCAATGACAAGCCGCACGATCCGGTCGTAATGAACCGCGTGTATATTGAAGAAGCATAA
- a CDS encoding D-tyrosyl-tRNA(Tyr) deacylase produces MRAVIQRVTKAMVTVDNCVLGEIGQGVLVLLGVTHLDDNKDADYIVDKIVNLRIFNDVEGKMNLSLADIGGELLVVSQFTLFGDTRRGRRPSFIEAASGETALRWYNYFVTKSRESVKKVATGEFGAMMNVELVNDGPVTIILDSKNSI; encoded by the coding sequence ATGCGCGCCGTCATCCAACGCGTGACGAAGGCAATGGTAACTGTCGATAACTGTGTTTTGGGCGAGATCGGTCAAGGGGTGCTAGTCTTGCTCGGTGTCACACATCTGGATGACAATAAGGATGCCGACTATATTGTTGATAAAATAGTTAACTTGCGGATCTTTAACGACGTAGAAGGCAAAATGAACCTTTCTCTCGCCGACATAGGCGGTGAATTGCTCGTTGTTTCGCAATTTACGCTTTTCGGCGATACGCGTCGAGGCCGAAGGCCATCATTTATAGAAGCAGCTTCAGGAGAAACTGCTCTACGATGGTATAACTATTTCGTAACCAAGTCTCGAGAATCGGTGAAAAAGGTTGCAACCGGTGAATTTGGCGCGATGATGAATGTTGAACTGGTTAATGATGGACCGGTGACTATAATTCTGGACAGTAAAAACTCAATTTGA
- a CDS encoding peptidylprolyl isomerase, whose translation MKKLAYPLFLLVLIFIISCGENKPANATKANSNKPDVKTGVAPVADNEVAIIEMDNPAYGKMKMELYSNIAPKMVERFKELAKEGFYNGTTFHRISGIVIQGGDPKGDGTGGSSKPNVPAEFSDVPFEKGIVGAARTNDPNTANCQFYITMQRYPGWDKNYTVFGKIIEGMNNADTIVGVPKNGERPLDPVKIKSITIQPK comes from the coding sequence ATGAAAAAACTCGCTTATCCATTGTTTCTTTTGGTGCTCATATTCATAATTTCTTGCGGTGAGAATAAACCTGCTAATGCAACCAAGGCGAACTCAAATAAACCTGACGTAAAAACGGGTGTCGCTCCGGTCGCCGACAATGAGGTTGCGATAATTGAGATGGACAATCCGGCTTACGGAAAAATGAAAATGGAGCTTTATTCCAACATTGCTCCCAAAATGGTCGAACGTTTCAAGGAGCTTGCTAAAGAAGGCTTTTATAACGGCACTACCTTTCACCGCATCAGCGGGATCGTAATTCAGGGCGGCGATCCGAAAGGTGATGGAACAGGCGGCTCATCTAAACCGAATGTTCCCGCAGAGTTTTCAGATGTGCCATTTGAAAAGGGCATTGTCGGTGCTGCCAGAACAAACGATCCGAACACGGCAAACTGTCAATTTTACATAACCATGCAGCGTTATCCCGGATGGGATAAAAACTACACTGTTTTCGGCAAAATTATCGAAGGAATGAATAATGCTGACACGATCGTGGGTGTTCCAAAGAACGGTGAACGGCCGTTAGATCCGGTCAAGATAAAGAGCATTACCATCCAACCTAAATAG
- a CDS encoding S8 family serine peptidase, with product MKHNTFDLRGSTLLGFRAIFVGSLLLLLTITALFETKTRTVKANASLVNETSVDSLFVNVLKNKPGSKIAPAVVDDLFDSKTASVVIFLADQADLSAAYGIKDQDERGWYVYNTLRTHAEQTQGDLKSFLTARGVEFKSYWIANMLIAEVDRTTADQLSLRSDVKRIDSNRQARWIEDPAIADFQESSERPDAPQTVEPGLTNVNAPAVWALGFTGQNMVIGNQDTGMRWTHTAIKPKYRGWNGTTADHNFNWYDSIHSQIPGSPAVNPCGRNALAPCDDNGHGTHTTGTTVGDDGSTNQVGVAPGAKWIGCRNMDSGNGTPATYSECFQFFIAPTDLTGNNANPSLRPHVMNNSWGCPASEGCTTGAELETIVNNTQAAGIFVVVSAGNAGPSCSTVEDAPAIYNAAFSVGSISPTSNNLSSFSSRGPSLFYTPNLLKPNISAPGSGIRSSTFSSDTSYGNLSGTSMAGPHVAGVVALLWSARPALERNIEATKTLLQNTANPNVNITTGTQTCGGTPSTQIPNNSFGYGRIDALAAFNAAGGSTPTATATNTPTNTSTPTNTPTAAATATNTPTPAAATISGTVTYGNAIGAPATRLVSNVLLSGAGSTPISATTDALGTYSLSGFGAGSYTITPSKSGGQNGSITSFDAARIAQYVVGANTLNATQLIVGDVSNSGSVSSFDSAMVASFAVSAPNVGSSGTWKFIPVNVTHPSVTSSITGEDYAALLMGDVTGNWVNAGFRPTYTNGPERPILVAAPKILSQTGDANIPISVSGLTGKNIISYEFDLRYDPAVMTPQSNPVGLDATASRGFSIAYNTIEPGLLRVAVYGTTPMTEAGTLLNLRFWIVGTLGANSPLTWERIVFNEGAPSVEAANGLVTITPLTMISE from the coding sequence ATGAAACACAATACTTTTGATCTTCGCGGATCAACTTTGCTTGGTTTTAGAGCGATTTTTGTTGGCTCGCTCTTGTTGTTGTTAACCATCACTGCCCTTTTCGAAACAAAAACACGAACGGTTAAAGCTAACGCGTCTTTGGTGAATGAGACAAGTGTCGATTCCCTGTTTGTAAATGTTCTCAAAAACAAACCGGGATCTAAGATCGCCCCTGCTGTTGTGGACGATCTGTTCGACAGCAAAACAGCCTCTGTAGTGATCTTTTTGGCGGATCAGGCTGATCTGAGTGCCGCTTACGGCATTAAAGACCAAGACGAACGCGGCTGGTACGTTTATAACACTCTTCGTACCCACGCCGAACAAACGCAGGGTGATCTAAAGTCTTTTCTCACGGCACGCGGCGTGGAGTTCAAATCCTATTGGATCGCGAATATGCTGATCGCCGAGGTTGACCGTACTACGGCTGACCAACTCAGTTTGAGGTCGGATGTAAAACGGATCGATTCTAACAGGCAGGCACGATGGATCGAAGATCCTGCCATTGCTGATTTTCAGGAAAGTTCGGAACGTCCTGACGCACCTCAAACGGTGGAACCCGGCCTAACAAATGTAAATGCCCCGGCCGTGTGGGCACTTGGGTTTACAGGTCAAAATATGGTCATCGGCAATCAGGATACCGGCATGCGTTGGACACACACCGCAATTAAACCCAAGTATCGTGGCTGGAACGGCACGACGGCCGATCATAATTTCAACTGGTATGATTCTATTCATTCTCAGATTCCAGGATCTCCCGCAGTTAATCCCTGTGGCCGGAATGCCTTAGCTCCGTGCGATGACAACGGACATGGAACTCATACAACAGGCACTACCGTTGGTGATGACGGCAGCACCAATCAGGTCGGTGTCGCTCCCGGAGCGAAGTGGATCGGATGCCGTAATATGGACTCCGGTAACGGCACGCCCGCAACATACTCTGAGTGTTTTCAGTTCTTCATTGCCCCAACAGATCTTACGGGCAACAATGCGAACCCTTCGCTTCGTCCACACGTAATGAACAACTCGTGGGGCTGTCCTGCCAGCGAGGGCTGCACAACTGGTGCCGAGTTGGAAACGATAGTAAATAATACACAGGCTGCGGGTATTTTTGTTGTAGTTTCGGCAGGCAACGCCGGTCCGAGCTGCTCAACGGTGGAAGACGCTCCCGCGATTTACAATGCTGCATTCTCCGTGGGGTCAATAAGTCCGACCTCTAACAACCTCTCTAGTTTCAGCAGCCGCGGGCCGAGCCTTTTTTATACACCAAACCTCCTCAAGCCAAATATCTCGGCTCCCGGATCGGGCATCAGGTCTTCAACATTTTCAAGTGATACGAGTTATGGTAATTTGAGCGGCACTTCTATGGCAGGCCCGCACGTTGCAGGCGTAGTTGCACTTTTATGGTCCGCACGTCCGGCGCTTGAGCGAAATATAGAAGCGACAAAAACTTTACTGCAGAATACGGCAAATCCAAACGTAAACATAACAACCGGTACGCAAACGTGCGGTGGAACGCCTTCGACGCAGATTCCGAATAATTCCTTTGGCTACGGGCGAATTGATGCCCTCGCCGCATTTAACGCTGCAGGAGGCTCTACGCCAACCGCAACGGCAACAAACACGCCCACAAACACCTCAACACCAACAAATACACCAACTGCCGCAGCAACTGCAACAAACACTCCAACACCGGCTGCAGCAACGATCTCCGGTACCGTCACTTACGGCAACGCGATCGGAGCACCTGCAACACGATTGGTTTCTAACGTTCTTCTAAGCGGTGCCGGTTCGACACCTATATCGGCTACAACCGATGCTTTAGGAACATATTCGTTAAGCGGATTCGGGGCAGGTTCGTACACGATTACGCCTTCTAAATCAGGCGGCCAGAACGGCTCAATAACGTCGTTTGACGCTGCAAGAATAGCTCAGTATGTAGTTGGGGCGAACACACTAAATGCCACACAGCTGATAGTTGGAGACGTGAGCAACTCAGGAAGCGTTTCCTCCTTTGATTCTGCAATGGTGGCATCATTCGCTGTATCTGCACCAAACGTTGGATCGTCCGGCACTTGGAAATTCATTCCGGTAAATGTTACTCATCCGTCGGTTACCTCAAGCATCACCGGCGAAGATTACGCTGCTTTGCTTATGGGCGATGTTACAGGTAATTGGGTCAATGCGGGCTTTCGTCCTACATACACGAATGGGCCGGAAAGACCGATTTTGGTCGCAGCACCCAAGATACTGAGTCAGACTGGCGATGCTAACATTCCCATTAGCGTTAGCGGCCTCACTGGAAAAAACATTATCTCGTATGAATTCGATTTGAGATATGATCCGGCAGTGATGACGCCGCAAAGCAATCCGGTCGGTCTGGACGCAACTGCTAGCCGAGGCTTTTCGATCGCGTACAACACTATCGAGCCGGGACTATTGAGAGTCGCCGTTTATGGAACAACGCCGATGACCGAAGCGGGAACGCTTTTGAACCTTAGATTCTGGATCGTTGGAACTTTAGGGGCAAACTCACCGCTTACCTGGGAACGCATCGTATTTAACGAAGGTGCTCCAAGCGTTGAGGCAGCAAACGGGTTGGTTACGATCACTCCGTTGACTATGATCAGCGAGTGA